Proteins found in one Triticum aestivum cultivar Chinese Spring chromosome 4D, IWGSC CS RefSeq v2.1, whole genome shotgun sequence genomic segment:
- the LOC123096417 gene encoding uncharacterized protein isoform X1 — MLRLPCLLRGVSSTAASSLRRAFRSAASLEAILSHSHPSKASSEDQAGPAHLALYNYPTFAGAYSALAADLFHRRLGRRLLVLPFSSVEPFRAEDFKGAGFHSCYLLDFIGPRNFALELSRFIPSVVAFDHRQSTLGRIPQMGRCPTNLDIRIDTSKSSARAVLDYFSNKLTSENPDSETCENLLGQEDEERVSNVVKYVEDADLRQWQLPDSRAFHTALRDERAKLNCVSNPHVFEQLMQLDVSDLLARGNSLAQNRLEAARKLIHNPFKLYLGQGLYGECLAIRADGDSKLSHEIGLELSKMSASAGLRPIGAVVFMQRGLLKICLRTTDNTTNTAEIAKAYGGGGKASSSSFALRMDEFNAWIRENT; from the exons ATGCTCCGCCTCCCCTGCCTCCTGCGTGGCGTCTCCTCGACGGCGGCGTCCTCTCTCCGGCGAGCCTTCCGCTCGGCGGCCTCCCTTGAAGCCATCCTCTCACACTCCCACCCATCCAAGGCCTCCTCCGAGGACCAGGCGGGCCCAGCCCACCTCGCGCTCTACAACTACCCCACCTTCGCCGGCGCCTACTCCGCGCTCGCCGCTGACCTCTTCCACCGCCGCCTCGGccggcgcctcctcgtcctccCCTTTTCCTCCGTCGAGCCTTTCAG AGCGGAGGACTTCAAGGGTGCCGGGTTCCATTCTTGCTATCTTTTGGATTTCATCGGGCCAAGGAATTTTGCGTTGGAGCTCTCTCGATTCATCCCCAG TGTGGTGGCATTTGATCACCGGCAAAGCACACTGGGAAGGATCCCACAGATGGGTCGATGCCCGACTAACCTTGACATCCGCATCGACACCTCAAAAAGTAGTGCCCGAGCTGTACTTGATTATTTCTCCAATAAGCTTACATCAGAAAACCCCGATTCC GAGACATGTGAGAATCTGTTGGGCCAAGAAGATGAGGAGCGGGTTTCAAATGTTGTCAAATATGTAGAGGATGCTGATCTGCGGCAATGGCAGCTGCCCGATAGCAGAGCATTTCATACAGCTCTCAGGGATGAGCGTGCAAAGTTAAATTGTGTTAGTAATCCTCATGTTTTTGAGCAG CTAATGCAACTTGATGTTAGCGATCTGCTTGCTAGAGGGAATTCATTAGCTCAAAATCGTCTAGAGGCTGCAAGGAAGCTCATACACAATCCTTTCAAGCTTTACCTCGGACAAGGGCTATATGGTGAATGTCTT GCAATCAGAGCCGACGGGGATTCAAAGCTGAGCCACGAAATCGGTTTGGAGTTGAGCAAGATGAGTGCTTCCGCCGGATTAAG ACCAATTGGAGCAGTGGTCTTTATGCAACGTGGACTGCTGAAGATTTGCTTGAGGACTACAGACAATACAACCAACACAGCAGAGATCGCCAAG GCATATGGCGGAGGTGGAAAGGCGAGCTCAAGTTCTTTCGCACTAAGGATGGACGAGTTCAACGCCTGGATTAGGGAGAACACATGA
- the LOC123096415 gene encoding uncharacterized protein isoform X1: MITAMYQALPRRGYPLLVLRLRGHRGLSSLAGGGERWRGQPQQQEESKEVKVSVWWDFQKCQLPPGANPCRVAPRVTAALRAAGIRGPVEITAFGDVFVLPRPVQEVLAATGVAFSHVPTSGKDGCDRSFIADLVYWIAQNPPPAHFFLISGDKHFANILHRLRMSNYNILLACPNTEPSILCSAATIMWPWEALIKGEGFTRKHFNQPPDGLSCSWYGNYRGALDDPFQKAEPKHSGNVPLQTKKPEKLPIVSRSAVNGPDHAKFIDPLPGDSQPAVFGEKSFMRMSSGQSIGESKCLIDTKNEKPRSSNASSSPSDILSLESLEQKKIPVGDDPFLQGESKHSMNVPLQTKKPEETPRIPISVVNCIRRALNSYPEGVNLEDLLSELKENKLFMYNGLYGFKTFSALLQAMPDYVKFIDPLPGDSQPAVVGEKSFNRFPSAQSNGEVKCLIETKNGKPPSSKVPSSPSDILSPEQRKIPIADAPSSQCGLLSRDQRKAPSVDFIKPSEPPACHMEADMVITAAIPSSEAQGTTSKKGLLERIQILWTGPKTIKPQVHPSHDATFSEGSSDVTSQEGQHNRHLRNAMKNCSTTDNPDVNGPDNSSAGSTSLSNDPSNSCSETDVKGDFANTKNHSGETVEISKAEKSKGIFSWAARWWSSGKSDKQDNQNHDGTRKDLDKGCSFVNSASGQQVGVEMFEKSYFWDALQQYLLTHHGSKLVSEAKAREELAHGLQKGCSLLKGLDDKHIHQLVHLLISEKKWIKECRSETFHFQLTLPQRGTCAPLHACKPQGSSSPLTNGNGQASCKGNEDHGNVDDFAWEELGPVSSAGDPHPETGKVVRYHPPTSSDDEFSDGEIHAVDEQAGKDSDAEFSEDESHTASQQARRDPSRSSLVEIIASWETQTGKDDGSPPRNFKAECSRTNKHYRQCYRPSTKQQQQQQHS, encoded by the exons ATGATCACAGCCATGTACCAAGCGCTTCCGCGCCGCGGATACCCCCTCCTCGTCCTCCGCCTCCGGGGGCATCGCGGGCTCAGCTCGCtcgcgggcggcggcgagcggtgGAGGGGGCAGCCCCAGCAGCAGGAGGAAAGCAAGGAGGTCAAGGTGTCGGTGTGGTGGGACTTCCAGAAGTGCCAGCTTCCGCCCGGCGCCAACCCCTGCCGCGTGGCCCCGCGCGTCACGGCCGCGCTGCGCGCCGCCGGCATCCGGGGCCCCGTCGAGATCACCGCCTTCGGCGATGTTTTCGTGCTCCCCCGCCCCGTCCAGGAGGTCCTCGCGGCCACCGGCGTCGCGTTCTCGCACGTCCCCACCA GTGGAAAGGATGGTTGTGACAGATCATTCATTGCTGATCTTGTCTATTGGATTGCTCAGAACCCTCCACCAGCCCATTTCTTCCTTATATCTGGGGATAAACACTTTGCAAATATTCTGCATCGCCTTCGGATGAGCAATTATAACATACTCCTAGCCTGTCCTAATACCGAGCCCAGCATTCTCTGCAGTGCAGCGACAATTATGTGGCCGTGGGAGGCTTTGATTAAAGGGGAGGGGTTTACTCGGAAACATTTTAACCAGCCACCTGATGGTTTGTCCTGTTCTTGGTATGGTAATTACAGGGGAGCTCTTGACGACCCCTTCCAGAAAGCAGAACCAAAGCACTCCGGAAATGTACCATTGCAAACCAAGAAGCCAGAGAAGCTACCTATAGTCTCCAGATCTGCGGTCAACGGGCCTGATCATGCCAAGTTTATAGATCCTCTACCAGGTGATAGTCAACCTGCTGTATTTGGTGAAAAAAGCTTTATGAGAATGAGTTCTGGGCAAAGTATTGGTGAGAGCAAATGCCTCATTGATACTAAGAATGAGAAGCCACGATCATCCAATGCCTCATCTTCTCCATCAGATATATTATCTTTAGAATCTTTAGAACAAAAGAAAATTCCGGTCGGTGATGACCCCTTCCTGCAAGGAGAATCCAAGCACTCCATGAATGTACCATTGCAGACCAAGAAACCAGAGGAGACACCTAGAATCCCCATATCTGTGGTCAACTGTATCAGGAGAGCATTAAACTCTTATCCTGAAGGGGTCAACCTTGAAGATCTTCTATCAGAACTTAAAGAGAACAAGTTGTTTATGTATAATGGATTATATGGCTTCAAAACCTTCAGTGCTCTTCTCCAAGCTATGCCTGATTATGTCAAATTTATAGATCCTTTACCAGGTGATAGTCAACCTGCCGTAGTTGGTGAAAAAAGCTTTAATAGATTTCCTTCTGCTCAAAGTAATGGTGAGGTAAAATGCCTCATTGAGACGAAGAATGGGAAGCCACCATCATCTAAAGTACCATCTTCTCCATCAGATATATTGTCTCCAGAACAAAGGAAAATTCCGATAGCTGATGCTCCATCTTCCCAGTGTGGTTTGTTATCTAGAGACCAAAGGAAAGCTCCATCCGTAGATTTTATTAAGCCATCTGAACCTCCTGCGTGTCATATGGAAGCTGATATGGTGATCACTGCTGCAATTCCCTCCTCGGAGGCTCAAGGTACTACTAGTAAAAAAGGGCTACTTGAAAGGATTCAGATACTATGGACTGGTCCCAAGACCATTAAGCCCCAGGTCCATCCATCTCATGATGCTACTTTTTCTGAAGGGTCCAGTGATGTAACAAGCCAGGAAGGGCAACATAACAGACATTTGAGAAATGCCATGAAGAATTGTTCCACAACTGACAATCCTGATGTGAATGGTCCTGATAACAGTTCAGCAGGCAGCACTAGTTTGTCAAATGACCCGTCTAATAGCTGTTCTGAAACAGATGTCAAGGGGGATTTTGCAAATACAAAGAATCACTCTGGCGAAACAGTCGAAATCAGCAAAGCTGAAAAGAGCAAAGGAATATTTAGCTGGGCAGCAAGGTGGTGGTCATCTGGAAAATCAGATAAACAAGATAATCAAAATCATGATGGAACAAGGAAAGATTTGGACAAAGGATGTTCATTTGTTAACAGTGCAAGTGGACAGCAAGTAGGAGTTGAAATGTTTGAAAAATCTTACTTCTGGGATGCACTACAGCAATATCTTTTAACCCATCATGGATCAAAACTTGTTTCAGAAGCAAAGGCAAG GGAGGAGTTGGCACATGGACTGCAGAAGGGCTGTTCGCTTCTCAAAGGCCTTGACGACAAACATATCCATCAGTTAGTACATCTGTTGATCTCTGAGAAGAAATGGATCAAGGAGTGTAGGTCGGAAACTTTTCATTTCCAACTTACGCTGCCTCAGAGAGGAACATGTGCTCCATTACATGCCTGTAAACCACAAGGGTCAAGTTCTCCTCTTACAAATGGAAACGGCCAGGCCAGCTGCAAGGGCAATGAAGACCATGGTAATGTCGATGACTTTGCCTGGGAAGAGCTTGGTCCTGTATCCAGTGCTGGTGATCCTCATCCAGAAACTGGTAAAGTGGTGCGCTATCACCCTCCCACCTCGTCAGATGATGAGTTTTCTGATGGTGAAATTCATGCGGTAGATGAACAAGCAGGAAAAGATTCGGATGCTGAATTTTCCGAGGATGAAAGTCATACAGCAAGCCAACAAGCAAGAAGAGACCCTTCGCGGAGCTCGCTCGTCGAAATTATTGCCTCGTGGGAAACACAAACAGGCAAGGATGATGGTTCACCGCCAAGAAATTTCAAGGCGGAATGCTCTCGAACGAATAAACATTATCGTCAGTGTTATCGTCCTTcgaccaagcagcagcagcagcagcaacactcgTGA
- the LOC123096415 gene encoding uncharacterized protein isoform X2 — translation MITAMYQALPRRGYPLLVLRLRGHRGLSSLAGGGERWRGQPQQQEESKEVKVSVWWDFQKCQLPPGANPCRVAPRVTAALRAAGIRGPVEITAFGDVFVLPRPVQEVLAATGVAFSHVPTSGKDGCDRSFIADLVYWIAQNPPPAHFFLISGDKHFANILHRLRMSNYNILLACPNTEPSILCSAATIMWPWEALIKGEGFTRKHFNQPPDGLSCSWYGNYRGALDDPFQKAEPKHSGNVPLQTKKPEKLPIVSRSAVNGPDHAKFIDPLPGDSQPAVFGEKSFMRMSSGQSIGESKCLIDTKNEKPRSSNASSSPSDILSLESLEQKKIPVGDDPFLQGESKHSMNVPLQTKKPEETPRIPISVVNCIRRALNSYPEGVNLEDLLSELKENKLFMYNGLYGFKTFSALLQAMPDYVKFIDPLPGDSQPAVVGEKSFNRFPSAQSNGEVKCLIETKNGKPPSSKVPSSPSDILSPEQRKIPIADAPSSQCGLLSRDQRKAPSVDFIKPSEPPACHMEADMVITAAIPSSEAQGTTSKKGLLERIQILWTGPKTIKPQVHPSHDATFSEGSSDVTSQEGQHNRHLRNAMKNCSTTDNPDVNGPDNSSAGSTSLSNDPSNSCSETDVKGDFANTKNHSGETVEISKAEKSKGIFSWAARWWSSGKSDKQDNQNHDGTRKDLDKGCSFVNSASGQQVGVEMFEKSYFWDALQQYLLTHHGSKLVSEAKAREELAHGLQKGCSLLKGLDDKHIHQLVHLLISEKKWIKECRSETFHFQLTLPQRGTCAPLHACKPQGSSSPLTNGNGQASCKGNEDHGNVDDFAWEELGPVSSAGDPHPETGKVEKIRMLNFPRMKVIQQANKQEETLRGARSSKLLPRGKHKQARMMVHRQEISRRNALERINIIVSVIVLRPSSSSSSNTRDIKLALVLCK, via the exons ATGATCACAGCCATGTACCAAGCGCTTCCGCGCCGCGGATACCCCCTCCTCGTCCTCCGCCTCCGGGGGCATCGCGGGCTCAGCTCGCtcgcgggcggcggcgagcggtgGAGGGGGCAGCCCCAGCAGCAGGAGGAAAGCAAGGAGGTCAAGGTGTCGGTGTGGTGGGACTTCCAGAAGTGCCAGCTTCCGCCCGGCGCCAACCCCTGCCGCGTGGCCCCGCGCGTCACGGCCGCGCTGCGCGCCGCCGGCATCCGGGGCCCCGTCGAGATCACCGCCTTCGGCGATGTTTTCGTGCTCCCCCGCCCCGTCCAGGAGGTCCTCGCGGCCACCGGCGTCGCGTTCTCGCACGTCCCCACCA GTGGAAAGGATGGTTGTGACAGATCATTCATTGCTGATCTTGTCTATTGGATTGCTCAGAACCCTCCACCAGCCCATTTCTTCCTTATATCTGGGGATAAACACTTTGCAAATATTCTGCATCGCCTTCGGATGAGCAATTATAACATACTCCTAGCCTGTCCTAATACCGAGCCCAGCATTCTCTGCAGTGCAGCGACAATTATGTGGCCGTGGGAGGCTTTGATTAAAGGGGAGGGGTTTACTCGGAAACATTTTAACCAGCCACCTGATGGTTTGTCCTGTTCTTGGTATGGTAATTACAGGGGAGCTCTTGACGACCCCTTCCAGAAAGCAGAACCAAAGCACTCCGGAAATGTACCATTGCAAACCAAGAAGCCAGAGAAGCTACCTATAGTCTCCAGATCTGCGGTCAACGGGCCTGATCATGCCAAGTTTATAGATCCTCTACCAGGTGATAGTCAACCTGCTGTATTTGGTGAAAAAAGCTTTATGAGAATGAGTTCTGGGCAAAGTATTGGTGAGAGCAAATGCCTCATTGATACTAAGAATGAGAAGCCACGATCATCCAATGCCTCATCTTCTCCATCAGATATATTATCTTTAGAATCTTTAGAACAAAAGAAAATTCCGGTCGGTGATGACCCCTTCCTGCAAGGAGAATCCAAGCACTCCATGAATGTACCATTGCAGACCAAGAAACCAGAGGAGACACCTAGAATCCCCATATCTGTGGTCAACTGTATCAGGAGAGCATTAAACTCTTATCCTGAAGGGGTCAACCTTGAAGATCTTCTATCAGAACTTAAAGAGAACAAGTTGTTTATGTATAATGGATTATATGGCTTCAAAACCTTCAGTGCTCTTCTCCAAGCTATGCCTGATTATGTCAAATTTATAGATCCTTTACCAGGTGATAGTCAACCTGCCGTAGTTGGTGAAAAAAGCTTTAATAGATTTCCTTCTGCTCAAAGTAATGGTGAGGTAAAATGCCTCATTGAGACGAAGAATGGGAAGCCACCATCATCTAAAGTACCATCTTCTCCATCAGATATATTGTCTCCAGAACAAAGGAAAATTCCGATAGCTGATGCTCCATCTTCCCAGTGTGGTTTGTTATCTAGAGACCAAAGGAAAGCTCCATCCGTAGATTTTATTAAGCCATCTGAACCTCCTGCGTGTCATATGGAAGCTGATATGGTGATCACTGCTGCAATTCCCTCCTCGGAGGCTCAAGGTACTACTAGTAAAAAAGGGCTACTTGAAAGGATTCAGATACTATGGACTGGTCCCAAGACCATTAAGCCCCAGGTCCATCCATCTCATGATGCTACTTTTTCTGAAGGGTCCAGTGATGTAACAAGCCAGGAAGGGCAACATAACAGACATTTGAGAAATGCCATGAAGAATTGTTCCACAACTGACAATCCTGATGTGAATGGTCCTGATAACAGTTCAGCAGGCAGCACTAGTTTGTCAAATGACCCGTCTAATAGCTGTTCTGAAACAGATGTCAAGGGGGATTTTGCAAATACAAAGAATCACTCTGGCGAAACAGTCGAAATCAGCAAAGCTGAAAAGAGCAAAGGAATATTTAGCTGGGCAGCAAGGTGGTGGTCATCTGGAAAATCAGATAAACAAGATAATCAAAATCATGATGGAACAAGGAAAGATTTGGACAAAGGATGTTCATTTGTTAACAGTGCAAGTGGACAGCAAGTAGGAGTTGAAATGTTTGAAAAATCTTACTTCTGGGATGCACTACAGCAATATCTTTTAACCCATCATGGATCAAAACTTGTTTCAGAAGCAAAGGCAAG GGAGGAGTTGGCACATGGACTGCAGAAGGGCTGTTCGCTTCTCAAAGGCCTTGACGACAAACATATCCATCAGTTAGTACATCTGTTGATCTCTGAGAAGAAATGGATCAAGGAGTGTAGGTCGGAAACTTTTCATTTCCAACTTACGCTGCCTCAGAGAGGAACATGTGCTCCATTACATGCCTGTAAACCACAAGGGTCAAGTTCTCCTCTTACAAATGGAAACGGCCAGGCCAGCTGCAAGGGCAATGAAGACCATGGTAATGTCGATGACTTTGCCTGGGAAGAGCTTGGTCCTGTATCCAGTGCTGGTGATCCTCATCCAGAAACTGGTAAAGTG GAAAAGATTCGGATGCTGAATTTTCCGAGGATGAAAGTCATACAGCAAGCCAACAAGCAAGAAGAGACCCTTCGCGGAGCTCGCTCGTCGAAATTATTGCCTCGTGGGAAACACAAACAGGCAAGGATGATGGTTCACCGCCAAGAAATTTCAAGGCGGAATGCTCTCGAACGAATAAACATTATCGTCAGTGTTATCGTCCTTcgaccaagcagcagcagcagcagcaacactcgTGATATCAAGTTAGCACTGGTGCTTTGCAAGTAG
- the LOC123096417 gene encoding uncharacterized protein isoform X2: MLRLPCLLRGVSSTAASSLRRAFRSAASLEAILSHSHPSKASSEDQAGPAHLALYNYPTFAGAYSALAADLFHRRLGRRLLVLPFSSVEPFRAEDFKGAGFHSCYLLDFIGPRNFALELSRFIPSVVAFDHRQSTLGRIPQMGRCPTNLDIRIDTSKSSARAVLDYFSNKLTSENPDSTCENLLGQEDEERVSNVVKYVEDADLRQWQLPDSRAFHTALRDERAKLNCVSNPHVFEQLMQLDVSDLLARGNSLAQNRLEAARKLIHNPFKLYLGQGLYGECLAIRADGDSKLSHEIGLELSKMSASAGLRPIGAVVFMQRGLLKICLRTTDNTTNTAEIAKAYGGGGKASSSSFALRMDEFNAWIRENT; encoded by the exons ATGCTCCGCCTCCCCTGCCTCCTGCGTGGCGTCTCCTCGACGGCGGCGTCCTCTCTCCGGCGAGCCTTCCGCTCGGCGGCCTCCCTTGAAGCCATCCTCTCACACTCCCACCCATCCAAGGCCTCCTCCGAGGACCAGGCGGGCCCAGCCCACCTCGCGCTCTACAACTACCCCACCTTCGCCGGCGCCTACTCCGCGCTCGCCGCTGACCTCTTCCACCGCCGCCTCGGccggcgcctcctcgtcctccCCTTTTCCTCCGTCGAGCCTTTCAG AGCGGAGGACTTCAAGGGTGCCGGGTTCCATTCTTGCTATCTTTTGGATTTCATCGGGCCAAGGAATTTTGCGTTGGAGCTCTCTCGATTCATCCCCAG TGTGGTGGCATTTGATCACCGGCAAAGCACACTGGGAAGGATCCCACAGATGGGTCGATGCCCGACTAACCTTGACATCCGCATCGACACCTCAAAAAGTAGTGCCCGAGCTGTACTTGATTATTTCTCCAATAAGCTTACATCAGAAAACCCCGATTCC ACATGTGAGAATCTGTTGGGCCAAGAAGATGAGGAGCGGGTTTCAAATGTTGTCAAATATGTAGAGGATGCTGATCTGCGGCAATGGCAGCTGCCCGATAGCAGAGCATTTCATACAGCTCTCAGGGATGAGCGTGCAAAGTTAAATTGTGTTAGTAATCCTCATGTTTTTGAGCAG CTAATGCAACTTGATGTTAGCGATCTGCTTGCTAGAGGGAATTCATTAGCTCAAAATCGTCTAGAGGCTGCAAGGAAGCTCATACACAATCCTTTCAAGCTTTACCTCGGACAAGGGCTATATGGTGAATGTCTT GCAATCAGAGCCGACGGGGATTCAAAGCTGAGCCACGAAATCGGTTTGGAGTTGAGCAAGATGAGTGCTTCCGCCGGATTAAG ACCAATTGGAGCAGTGGTCTTTATGCAACGTGGACTGCTGAAGATTTGCTTGAGGACTACAGACAATACAACCAACACAGCAGAGATCGCCAAG GCATATGGCGGAGGTGGAAAGGCGAGCTCAAGTTCTTTCGCACTAAGGATGGACGAGTTCAACGCCTGGATTAGGGAGAACACATGA